From one Catellatospora sp. IY07-71 genomic stretch:
- a CDS encoding prepilin peptidase has translation MGAIFGALTPLVAYRLSVPWGEPARTGCAACEAPLPAGPAGWLRFSARCASCGVRPGPSPWWTVPVGAVSAGLTAAALSGQSWVLAAGLLLSVAGVLLAAIDLAVRRLPDPITWRLAVAVAALLALAAATGGGWSAYGRALGAGAALLGVFGLMSLLTGGQLGLGDAKLAGVLGMLLGWFGWPVVVLGGLLAVLLNGVVAVVLLALRRVGWRGSLPMGPSLLAGALLALVVVGLLLPASR, from the coding sequence GTGGGTGCCATCTTCGGCGCGCTGACCCCGCTGGTGGCGTACCGCCTGTCGGTGCCGTGGGGCGAGCCCGCCCGGACCGGCTGCGCGGCCTGCGAAGCGCCGCTGCCCGCCGGGCCGGCCGGCTGGCTGCGGTTCTCCGCCCGGTGCGCTTCCTGTGGGGTACGCCCGGGGCCGAGTCCATGGTGGACGGTCCCCGTGGGGGCGGTGTCGGCGGGGCTCACCGCGGCGGCGCTGTCCGGGCAGAGCTGGGTGCTGGCCGCCGGGCTGCTGCTGAGCGTGGCCGGGGTGCTGCTGGCCGCGATCGACCTCGCCGTGCGGCGGCTGCCCGACCCGATCACGTGGCGGCTGGCCGTGGCCGTCGCGGCGCTGCTGGCGCTGGCGGCCGCGACCGGCGGCGGCTGGTCGGCGTACGGCCGCGCCCTGGGCGCCGGAGCGGCGCTGCTCGGCGTGTTCGGGTTGATGTCGCTGCTGACCGGCGGGCAGCTCGGGCTCGGGGACGCCAAGCTGGCCGGGGTGCTGGGCATGCTGCTGGGCTGGTTCGGCTGGCCGGTCGTGGTGCTCGGGGGGCTGCTCGCGGTGCTGCTGAACGGGGTCGTGGCCGTGGTGTTGCTGGCGCTGCGCCGGGTCGGCTGGCGCGGGTCGCTGCCGATGGGCCCGTCGCTGCTGGCCGGAGCGCTGCTCGCGCTGGTCGTGGTGGGATTGCTGCTGCCCGCGTCCCGGTGA
- a CDS encoding Flp family type IVb pilin, producing the protein MLKLITKAQAAWANRDRGATAVEYGLMVALIAMVIVVVVVTLGDNLAAMFQDASDCVADAGTC; encoded by the coding sequence ATGCTCAAGCTCATCACCAAGGCTCAGGCCGCCTGGGCGAACCGTGACCGTGGTGCCACCGCCGTCGAGTACGGCCTGATGGTCGCGCTGATCGCCATGGTCATCGTGGTGGTCGTCGTGACCCTCGGCGACAACCTCGCCGCCATGTTCCAGGACGCCTCGGACTGTGTCGCCGACGCGGGCACCTGCTGA
- a CDS encoding molybdopterin molybdotransferase MoeA: MSAPEDWASARRTVHAAGRRAQLPPVAVPLADADGLTLAAPLAPVTDLPAFPTASVDGFALRGRGPWRVHGQVLAGSVPAPLAADGTGVEIATGAMVPEGTEAILRIEHATRSGDLVDGTPKSEREWRVPGEEAHAGEPLLPVGTPVTPGVIGLAASCGLDTLQVRPAPRAAMLIFGDELLTAGPPAEGRIRDSLGPSIPAYLRRLGVTCENPVAPIQDTLGAHVAALRAALDGGADLVCTTGGTMHGPVDHLHPALAELGAEYVVNTVAVRPGFPMLVAAVPHGGRTRFVAGLPGNPQSAVVALVSLVIPLLAGLTGRPEPVLPRVTLGEPVPGRGDYTHLALVRVDPVDGLARPVSHVGSAMLRGLAGARGFAVIPPGGTGRAGDAVELVEVP, translated from the coding sequence GTGAGCGCACCCGAGGACTGGGCGTCCGCGCGGCGCACGGTGCACGCGGCGGGCCGGCGGGCGCAGCTCCCGCCGGTCGCCGTGCCGCTCGCCGACGCAGACGGGCTGACCCTGGCCGCCCCGCTGGCGCCGGTCACCGACCTGCCCGCCTTCCCCACCGCGAGCGTGGACGGCTTCGCGCTGCGCGGCCGGGGGCCGTGGCGGGTGCACGGGCAGGTGCTGGCGGGCAGCGTGCCCGCCCCGCTGGCCGCCGACGGCACCGGCGTCGAGATCGCCACCGGCGCGATGGTGCCCGAGGGCACCGAGGCCATCCTGCGTATCGAGCATGCGACCCGCAGCGGCGACCTGGTGGACGGCACGCCCAAGAGCGAGCGCGAGTGGCGGGTGCCGGGCGAGGAGGCCCACGCGGGCGAGCCGCTGCTGCCGGTCGGCACGCCGGTCACGCCGGGCGTGATCGGGCTGGCCGCCTCGTGCGGGCTGGACACGCTGCAGGTCCGGCCCGCGCCCCGGGCGGCCATGCTGATCTTCGGTGACGAGCTGCTGACCGCCGGGCCGCCCGCCGAGGGCCGTATCCGCGACTCGCTCGGGCCGTCCATCCCGGCGTACCTGCGCCGGCTCGGCGTGACGTGCGAGAACCCGGTCGCGCCGATCCAGGACACGCTGGGCGCGCACGTGGCGGCGCTGCGGGCCGCGCTCGACGGCGGGGCCGACCTGGTCTGCACCACCGGCGGCACCATGCACGGGCCGGTCGACCACCTGCACCCGGCGCTGGCCGAACTGGGCGCCGAGTACGTCGTCAACACCGTGGCCGTGCGGCCCGGCTTCCCGATGCTGGTCGCGGCGGTGCCGCACGGCGGGCGTACCCGGTTCGTGGCCGGGCTGCCCGGCAACCCCCAGTCGGCCGTCGTCGCCCTGGTGTCGCTGGTGATCCCGCTGCTCGCGGGCCTGACCGGGCGACCCGAGCCGGTGCTGCCCCGGGTCACCCTGGGCGAGCCGGTGCCGGGACGCGGCGACTACACCCACCTGGCCCTGGTGCGCGTCGACCCGGTGGACGGCCTGGCCCGCCCGGTCTCGCACGTGGGCTCGGCGATGCTGCGCGGCCTCGCGGGCGCGCGCGGGTTCGCCGTCATCCCCCCGGGCGGCACCGGCCGCGCCGGGGACGCCGTCGAGCTGGTGGAGGTGCCGTGA
- a CDS encoding pilus assembly protein TadG-related protein, protein MSRLRILGRRRDAGAVATIVAILLAGGVLLGMTALVVDIGQLYAEREELQSGADAAAMAVALDCAQRGDVTRGNECLAAASTVPGYADRNARDGDSAIVRVCGSDSRLTPCSTVPGGNLADCIGTVPSGATYVEVRTKTETNGGSYIYPASFAQTLVDGYSGTTVGACSRVGWGSPGVGVALTFCLTEWNDATGSGTDLAPPPPAVPAGSYEVVLRTRSPGGGKPGGSPADPCEKKKSGADLPGDFGWTDTPDAATCQTLISSAGMYGVDPGSDVVKSCEAVFVAARDDRTPVIVPIYNEATGTGSGGVYRLEGFAAFVITGWGNLFPGVKDVPSWLNPATKCSPGDVCIFGYFTNALLPWSGGFSSTTNYGATVIKTIG, encoded by the coding sequence GTGTCGCGCCTGAGGATCCTCGGCCGCCGCAGGGATGCCGGCGCGGTCGCCACCATCGTCGCCATCCTGCTCGCCGGCGGCGTGCTGCTCGGCATGACCGCGCTGGTCGTCGACATCGGGCAGCTCTACGCCGAGCGCGAAGAGCTGCAGTCCGGCGCGGACGCGGCGGCGATGGCCGTCGCCCTCGACTGCGCCCAGCGCGGCGACGTGACCCGCGGCAACGAGTGCCTCGCCGCGGCGAGCACGGTGCCGGGCTACGCCGACCGCAACGCGCGGGACGGCGACTCGGCGATCGTGCGGGTCTGCGGCTCGGACAGCCGCCTCACGCCCTGCTCGACCGTCCCGGGCGGCAACCTCGCCGACTGCATCGGCACGGTCCCGTCCGGTGCCACGTACGTCGAGGTGCGCACCAAGACCGAGACGAACGGCGGCAGCTACATCTACCCGGCGTCGTTCGCGCAGACCCTGGTCGACGGCTACAGCGGCACCACGGTGGGCGCCTGCTCCCGGGTGGGCTGGGGCTCGCCCGGCGTCGGCGTCGCGCTGACGTTCTGCCTGACGGAGTGGAACGACGCCACCGGCAGCGGCACCGACCTGGCGCCCCCGCCCCCGGCCGTCCCGGCCGGCTCCTACGAGGTCGTGCTCAGGACGAGGTCCCCCGGCGGCGGCAAGCCCGGCGGCAGCCCGGCGGATCCGTGCGAGAAGAAGAAGTCCGGTGCCGATCTGCCCGGCGACTTCGGCTGGACCGACACCCCGGACGCGGCGACCTGCCAGACGCTCATCTCGTCGGCCGGCATGTACGGCGTCGATCCCGGCAGCGACGTGGTCAAGTCCTGCGAGGCCGTCTTCGTGGCGGCGCGCGACGACCGCACCCCGGTCATCGTGCCGATCTACAACGAGGCCACGGGCACCGGCAGCGGGGGCGTCTACCGGCTCGAAGGCTTCGCCGCCTTCGTGATCACCGGCTGGGGCAACCTGTTCCCCGGCGTCAAGGACGTCCCCTCCTGGCTGAACCCCGCCACGAAGTGCTCTCCGGGCGACGTGTGCATCTTCGGCTACTTCACCAACGCGCTCCTGCCGTGGAGCGGCGGGTTCAGCAGCACGACGAACTACGGCGCGACCGTCATCAAGACCATCGGCTGA
- a CDS encoding glycosyltransferase 87 family protein translates to MPALGVRRLPRLSQSHRILRDLRSLSWDRRTFVRFGIVAAVCYVAWVTEQNFGRWYDFFDMKIYHGAVVWWSGGGELYEYIAPDTTLGFTYPPFAALLMLPMAALTPSAAGLFNLLFGLTALGFVLTALLVPVADRCGWPRWMTVAVALPLFAAIEPVRETLGFGQVNLLLFALIMADMVALRRGWRWAGVGIGIATAIKLTPALFIVYFLVSRQWRAALTAVGATLAATAAAYLIVPHESTAYFGSVLWQTERVGAADMTPNQSLAGLLSRLYDTTTAPSLLWIAFTLVLLAVGLTRAAAAHAEGDELIAFTLVGLTANVVSPISWTHHLVWVVPAVIALGDQALRRRAAGRGLAARGRSTPGLREPIWFPALVGTRHGGAAVALYLLFLISPIWPYEHQLPGVSHYADGLFGMLAENSLAIALIALVAALPSRPGAEPAFGNLTTARIPLARPTAAAPRRDTPVAANADR, encoded by the coding sequence ATGCCGGCACTCGGCGTGCGCCGTCTGCCCCGCCTGTCGCAGAGCCACCGCATTCTCCGTGATCTGAGATCCCTCAGCTGGGATCGTCGCACCTTCGTCCGGTTCGGCATCGTCGCCGCCGTCTGCTACGTCGCCTGGGTGACGGAGCAGAACTTCGGACGGTGGTACGACTTCTTCGACATGAAGATCTATCACGGCGCTGTGGTGTGGTGGAGCGGCGGCGGAGAGCTGTACGAGTACATCGCACCTGACACGACGCTCGGGTTCACCTACCCCCCGTTCGCCGCGTTGCTGATGCTGCCCATGGCCGCGCTCACTCCCTCGGCCGCCGGGTTGTTCAACCTCCTGTTCGGGCTGACCGCGCTGGGCTTCGTGCTGACCGCGCTGCTGGTGCCGGTCGCCGACCGCTGCGGCTGGCCGCGCTGGATGACGGTCGCCGTCGCGCTGCCGCTGTTCGCCGCGATCGAGCCGGTGCGCGAGACGCTCGGCTTCGGGCAGGTCAACCTGCTCCTGTTCGCACTGATCATGGCGGACATGGTGGCGCTGCGCCGGGGCTGGCGCTGGGCTGGCGTGGGCATCGGCATCGCCACCGCGATCAAGCTCACGCCCGCGCTGTTCATCGTGTACTTCCTGGTCAGCCGCCAGTGGCGGGCCGCGCTCACCGCGGTCGGCGCGACGCTGGCCGCCACGGCCGCGGCGTACCTGATCGTCCCGCACGAGTCCACGGCCTACTTCGGCAGTGTGCTCTGGCAGACCGAGCGCGTCGGTGCCGCCGACATGACCCCGAACCAGTCGCTGGCGGGCCTGCTGTCCCGGCTGTACGACACCACGACCGCGCCCAGCCTGCTGTGGATCGCGTTCACGCTGGTGCTGCTCGCGGTCGGGCTGACCCGCGCCGCCGCGGCACACGCCGAGGGCGACGAGCTGATCGCGTTCACCCTGGTCGGCCTCACCGCGAACGTGGTCAGCCCGATCTCCTGGACGCACCACCTGGTCTGGGTCGTGCCGGCCGTCATCGCGCTGGGCGACCAGGCGCTGCGCCGCCGCGCGGCCGGCCGCGGCCTGGCCGCCCGGGGCAGGTCCACCCCGGGCCTGCGCGAGCCGATCTGGTTCCCGGCGCTCGTCGGCACCCGGCACGGCGGCGCGGCGGTGGCCCTCTACCTGCTGTTCCTGATCTCCCCGATCTGGCCGTACGAGCACCAGCTGCCGGGCGTCTCGCACTACGCCGACGGCCTCTTCGGCATGCTGGCCGAGAACTCGCTCGCGATCGCCCTGATCGCCCTGGTGGCGGCGCTGCCGTCGCGGCCCGGCGCGGAGCCCGCGTTCGGCAACCTCACCACGGCCCGCATCCCGCTGGCCCGCCCCACCGCCGCGGCCCCGCGCCGCGACACCCCGGTCGCCGCCAACGCCGACCGCTGA
- a CDS encoding DoxX family protein, giving the protein MRPVRGVARALLGGLFVAAGAKALLKPDRYAVQAEPLAEQVAPLLESVDPRLPTEPRTLVRVNAGVQVIAGAMLATGTAPRPAAAVLAGTLIPATIVGHPFWRIQNPAVRNNELVHFAKNLGLLAGLLLAAADTAGSPSLGWRANRAIHDAQKSAHKSIRKAQQKASAQLHLD; this is encoded by the coding sequence ATGAGACCAGTACGGGGGGTCGCTCGCGCCCTGCTCGGAGGACTGTTCGTCGCCGCCGGCGCGAAGGCGCTGCTGAAACCCGACCGGTACGCCGTGCAGGCCGAGCCCCTCGCGGAGCAGGTCGCGCCGCTGCTGGAGTCGGTCGACCCGCGGCTGCCCACCGAGCCGCGCACCCTCGTCCGGGTGAACGCCGGAGTCCAGGTGATCGCGGGGGCCATGCTGGCCACGGGCACCGCGCCGCGCCCCGCCGCCGCCGTGCTGGCCGGCACGCTGATCCCCGCCACGATCGTGGGCCACCCGTTCTGGCGGATCCAGAACCCGGCGGTGCGCAACAACGAGCTGGTGCACTTCGCCAAGAACCTGGGCCTGCTGGCCGGCCTGCTGCTGGCCGCGGCCGACACCGCCGGCTCACCGAGCCTCGGCTGGCGGGCCAACCGGGCCATCCATGACGCGCAGAAGTCCGCCCACAAGTCCATTCGCAAGGCGCAGCAGAAGGCATCGGCTCAGCTCCATCTGGACTGA
- a CDS encoding molybdenum cofactor biosynthesis protein MoaE, with the protein MNRVVLAEVTVEPLDVAAHERAVADPRAGAVVSFAGVVRDHDHGRSVDALTYEAHPNAAEVLREVAAELAADPDVYAVAVSHRYGPLAIGDVALACAVSTAHRAAAFTVCARLVDRVKERLPIWKHQVFADGTDEWVNCP; encoded by the coding sequence GTGAACCGCGTCGTGCTGGCCGAGGTGACCGTCGAGCCGCTGGACGTGGCGGCGCACGAGCGGGCCGTCGCCGACCCCCGGGCGGGCGCGGTGGTGAGCTTCGCCGGGGTGGTCCGCGACCACGACCACGGCCGCTCGGTGGACGCCCTCACCTACGAGGCGCACCCGAACGCGGCCGAGGTGCTGCGGGAGGTGGCGGCCGAGCTGGCAGCCGACCCGGACGTGTACGCCGTGGCGGTCTCCCACCGCTACGGCCCGCTCGCCATCGGCGACGTGGCGCTGGCCTGCGCGGTCTCCACCGCACACCGCGCCGCCGCCTTCACCGTGTGCGCCCGCCTCGTCGACCGCGTCAAGGAGCGCCTGCCCATCTGGAAACACCAGGTCTTCGCCGACGGCACCGACGAGTGGGTCAACTGCCCCTGA
- a CDS encoding bifunctional diguanylate cyclase/phosphodiesterase: MALGVLVAALVGVAYTEFSSGLAVRVGALALIIAIAGVTYVRVRIRSTNHDISWTDSAMLVAVVMLPLPWAVLATAVAVTIAKSIHKLRGIKFVFGVAKESITCGLAGLILTAAGGVADRPLDSLGPLALAYAGLVLADDLIAIPVLALATGTSVKDRFLSNLDLTWASAFVRFAVAVLALAVLAEEPGLLVAIPLIVLSLQLTYRGKLRARAERLAWQQLAEATDAMNVVQMETVLHTAVRNGARLFSAETVEIDVSLDGAQQLVRGTHQGITYHGAPDEAAVDARTTAVVPLIGEPDGERVGELRLCFHVPVALSEREQFTLRAFAGALCTAIRNATSYAQLEQLAGQHQHDATHDLLTGLPNRRRLQLEAEDALDRRQRGRGVTALLVLDLNHFKDVNDALGHTAGDQVLITVARRLEEAAGSEALVTRLGGDEFAVLYRGLPAPALAQHRAENLLAVLHEPVDVDGMPLVVSAGAGVAVAPSRGGFVELLRRADIAMYQAKRTGRVVAVYAREDDTADRGRLVVGGMLPRAVAEKEFTLQFQPIVDLAGGEVIGAEALARWQHPDKGMVDPRSFLEPIERSGLLTAFTDAVLDQALAGAARWRELGCRWPVAVNISPRSLLDRRLPALVTRRLDDHGLPGDALVLELTESHTVSQLDIVDKVLAELMELGCAIALDDFGTGYSSLSVLPRVPATELKIDRSFVMQMENTPSSAAVVRSTVELGRHLDLLVVAEGVERDSQRRLLWDLGCTAGQGHLFAKPMPLAEILDLVGAGDGTVRLAEPLHDPKAVVRLPAKRSPGRAARQSGPTGAAGGGRVSDSTA; the protein is encoded by the coding sequence GTGGCCCTCGGTGTCCTGGTCGCCGCCCTCGTCGGCGTGGCGTACACGGAGTTCAGCTCCGGCCTCGCGGTGCGGGTCGGCGCCCTGGCGCTGATCATCGCGATCGCCGGCGTGACCTACGTCCGGGTCCGGATCAGGTCCACCAACCACGACATCTCCTGGACCGACTCGGCGATGCTGGTCGCCGTGGTGATGCTGCCCCTGCCGTGGGCCGTGCTGGCCACCGCCGTCGCCGTCACCATCGCCAAGTCGATCCACAAGCTGCGCGGCATCAAGTTCGTGTTCGGCGTGGCCAAGGAGTCGATCACCTGCGGACTCGCCGGGCTGATCCTCACCGCGGCCGGGGGAGTCGCCGACCGGCCGCTGGACAGCCTCGGCCCGCTGGCGCTCGCGTACGCCGGGCTCGTGCTGGCCGACGACCTGATCGCGATCCCGGTGCTCGCCCTGGCCACCGGCACCAGCGTCAAGGACCGCTTCCTGTCGAACCTCGACCTCACCTGGGCGTCGGCGTTCGTGCGCTTCGCCGTCGCGGTGCTCGCCCTCGCGGTGCTGGCCGAGGAGCCCGGCCTGCTGGTGGCGATCCCGCTGATCGTGCTCAGCCTCCAGCTGACTTACCGCGGCAAGCTGCGCGCCCGCGCGGAGCGGCTGGCCTGGCAGCAGCTGGCCGAGGCGACCGACGCCATGAACGTGGTGCAGATGGAGACGGTGCTGCACACCGCCGTCCGCAACGGGGCCCGGCTGTTCTCCGCCGAGACGGTCGAGATCGACGTATCCCTCGACGGCGCACAGCAGCTCGTGCGCGGCACGCATCAGGGGATCACCTACCACGGCGCGCCCGACGAGGCCGCCGTCGACGCGCGCACCACGGCGGTCGTGCCGCTGATCGGCGAGCCGGACGGGGAGCGCGTCGGCGAGCTGCGGCTGTGCTTCCACGTGCCGGTCGCGCTGTCCGAGCGGGAGCAGTTCACGCTGCGGGCGTTCGCCGGGGCGCTGTGCACCGCGATCCGCAACGCGACCTCGTACGCCCAGCTGGAGCAGCTGGCTGGGCAGCACCAGCACGACGCCACCCACGACCTGCTCACCGGCCTGCCCAACCGGCGCCGGCTGCAGCTGGAGGCCGAGGACGCGCTCGACCGGCGGCAGCGCGGCCGCGGCGTCACCGCGCTGCTGGTGCTGGACCTCAACCACTTCAAAGACGTCAACGACGCGCTCGGCCACACCGCCGGCGACCAGGTCCTGATCACCGTGGCCCGCCGGCTCGAGGAGGCCGCCGGATCCGAGGCTCTGGTCACCCGGCTCGGCGGCGACGAGTTCGCGGTCCTCTACCGCGGCCTGCCCGCCCCCGCGCTGGCCCAGCACCGCGCGGAGAACCTGCTGGCCGTCCTGCATGAGCCGGTCGACGTCGACGGCATGCCCCTGGTCGTCAGCGCGGGCGCGGGCGTGGCAGTCGCCCCGTCGCGCGGCGGCTTCGTCGAGCTGCTGCGCCGCGCCGACATCGCCATGTACCAGGCCAAGCGCACCGGCCGCGTGGTCGCGGTCTACGCCCGCGAGGACGACACCGCCGACCGCGGCCGGCTCGTCGTCGGCGGCATGCTGCCCCGCGCGGTGGCCGAGAAGGAGTTCACCCTCCAGTTCCAGCCCATCGTCGACCTCGCCGGGGGCGAGGTGATCGGCGCCGAGGCCCTGGCCCGCTGGCAGCACCCCGACAAGGGCATGGTCGACCCGCGCAGCTTCCTCGAACCCATCGAGCGCTCGGGGCTGCTCACCGCGTTCACCGACGCGGTGCTGGACCAGGCCCTGGCCGGGGCCGCCCGCTGGCGCGAGCTGGGCTGCCGGTGGCCGGTCGCGGTCAACATCTCCCCGCGCAGCCTGCTCGACCGCCGCCTGCCCGCCCTGGTCACCCGCCGCCTGGACGACCACGGCCTGCCCGGCGACGCCCTGGTGCTGGAGCTGACCGAGTCGCACACCGTGAGCCAGCTGGACATCGTGGACAAGGTGCTGGCCGAGCTGATGGAGCTGGGCTGCGCGATCGCCCTCGACGACTTCGGCACCGGCTACTCCTCCCTGTCCGTGCTGCCCCGGGTGCCCGCCACCGAGCTGAAGATCGACCGCTCGTTCGTCATGCAGATGGAGAACACGCCCAGCTCCGCCGCGGTCGTCCGGTCCACCGTCGAACTCGGCCGCCACCTCGACCTGCTCGTCGTCGCCGAGGGCGTGGAGCGCGACAGCCAGCGCCGCCTGCTGTGGGACCTGGGCTGCACCGCCGGGCAGGGTCACCTGTTCGCCAAGCCGATGCCGCTGGCCGAGATCCTGGACCTGGTCGGCGCGGGCGACGGCACGGTCCGGCTCGCCGAGCCGCTGCACGACCCCAAGGCCGTGGTGCGGCTGCCCGCCAAGCGCAGCCCCGGCCGCGCCGCCCGGCAGTCCGGCCCCACGGGTGCCGCCGGCGGCGGGCGGGTGTCAGACTCCACGGCGTGA
- a CDS encoding TadE/TadG family type IV pilus assembly protein: MNERADRGAAAVEMAFVLPLLLLLVLGIIDFGRMLNAQISVTEAAREGARAATISSVAGAAQTRVNKVNTDYTVDTGASTFCPASPTAGSDATVVVTYTFEWITPVGGIASMFGGASFGDDITITGKGVMPCRA; this comes from the coding sequence ATGAATGAGAGAGCCGACCGCGGGGCGGCCGCAGTGGAGATGGCGTTCGTTCTCCCGCTGCTCCTGCTGCTCGTGCTCGGCATCATCGACTTCGGCCGGATGCTGAACGCTCAGATCAGCGTCACGGAGGCGGCCCGGGAAGGTGCCCGGGCCGCCACCATCAGCTCGGTGGCCGGCGCGGCGCAGACGCGCGTCAACAAGGTCAACACCGATTACACCGTCGACACCGGCGCGAGCACGTTCTGCCCGGCGAGCCCGACCGCGGGCTCGGACGCCACGGTGGTCGTCACCTACACGTTCGAATGGATCACGCCGGTCGGCGGCATCGCCAGCATGTTCGGCGGCGCCTCGTTCGGCGACGACATCACCATCACGGGCAAGGGAGTCATGCCGTGTCGCGCCTGA
- the moaCB gene encoding bifunctional molybdenum cofactor biosynthesis protein MoaC/MoaB yields MTHVDERGQARMVDVAGKEITLRTAVAAGRVVTTREVLDLLVGEGVPKGDALGVARLAGIMAAKRTPELVPLCHPIAIHGVTVDLTVTGDGVEIAATVRTADRTGVEMEALTCVAAAGLALIDMIKAVDPAASIQDVRVLRKEGGKTGLWERGAMSAISQEKPRPNSGAPKVRVIVASTRAATGVYADTGGPLLAGGLREFGCEVGEVVVVPDGEPVRRALRDALAERPDAIVTTGGTGISPTDRTPDVTRSLLDYEVPGIADAVRAAGATPLAALSRGVAGVAGRTLIVNLPGSTGGVRDGLAVLAKVLPHAVEQLRGADHPASSGGNAHD; encoded by the coding sequence CTGACGCATGTGGACGAACGTGGGCAAGCGCGGATGGTCGACGTGGCGGGCAAAGAGATCACGCTGCGTACAGCGGTGGCTGCCGGACGCGTGGTCACCACGCGTGAGGTCCTGGACCTGCTGGTCGGCGAGGGCGTGCCGAAGGGCGACGCGCTCGGGGTGGCCCGGCTCGCCGGCATCATGGCCGCCAAGCGCACCCCCGAACTCGTTCCGCTGTGCCACCCCATCGCCATCCATGGCGTCACCGTCGACCTGACCGTCACCGGCGACGGCGTCGAGATCGCCGCGACCGTGCGCACCGCCGACCGCACCGGCGTCGAGATGGAGGCGCTGACCTGCGTCGCGGCGGCCGGGCTCGCGCTCATCGACATGATCAAGGCGGTGGATCCCGCGGCGTCCATCCAGGACGTGCGGGTGCTGCGCAAGGAGGGCGGCAAGACCGGCCTCTGGGAGCGCGGAGCCATGAGCGCCATTTCCCAGGAGAAGCCGCGGCCAAACAGCGGGGCGCCCAAGGTCCGCGTCATCGTCGCGTCGACCCGCGCCGCCACCGGGGTGTACGCCGACACCGGCGGCCCGCTGCTCGCCGGCGGCCTGCGGGAGTTCGGCTGCGAGGTGGGCGAGGTCGTCGTGGTGCCCGACGGCGAGCCGGTGCGGCGGGCGCTGCGCGACGCGCTGGCCGAGCGGCCGGACGCGATCGTCACCACCGGCGGCACCGGCATCAGCCCGACCGACCGCACTCCCGACGTGACCAGGTCACTGCTCGACTACGAGGTGCCCGGCATCGCCGACGCGGTGCGCGCCGCCGGGGCCACTCCCCTGGCCGCGCTGTCCCGCGGCGTCGCGGGCGTGGCCGGGCGCACCCTCATCGTCAACCTGCCCGGCTCCACCGGCGGCGTACGCGACGGCCTGGCCGTGCTCGCGAAGGTGCTCCCGCACGCGGTGGAGCAGCTGCGCGGCGCGGACCATCCGGCGTCATCCGGTGGAAACGCCCACGACTAG